The Mesorhizobium sp. CAU 1732 genome includes a region encoding these proteins:
- a CDS encoding indolepyruvate ferredoxin oxidoreductase family protein — MNIALRDVSLKDRYTQVTGTLFLSGTQALVRLLIVQRERDKKAGLNTAGFVSGYRGSPLGGFDMELWKSRDILKASSVVFQPGVNEDLAATSVWGTQQIDSLPGKTVDGVFAMWYGKGPGVDRSGDPFKHGNYAGTTEHGGVLVVFGDDHPGKSSTVAHQSEQALAANLIPVLYPANVQEILEYGLHGWALSRHTGLWVGLKTVNETVETTATVDISDDDPRIMQPNASESGVDIRPQPDYGPQRDESVVIRHRLPRVHEFARANRIDERRLGASGARLGLVTAGKAYTDLTDALAMLEIDEQRAAALGLSVYKIGLVWPIEPTGLKAFAEGCEELFFVEEKRAFIEDQAARVLFNEATRPRITGKYDPDGSMLMPQDVQLDPATIARALVGRLSALGLADDALHAALAKATGTAPAQPSADQPRRLPYFCSGCPHNTSTKVPEGSVAMSGIGCHSMAMWMNRDTLKPVQMGAEGANWIGLSHFTKTGHVFQNLGDGTYSHSGLLAIRAAVLSGVNITYKILANDAVAMTGGQPIEGALTTEQIVRQVLAEDVERVVVVTDDLDRTAIAIGGVDVLDRRQLQRVQKDLAQTKGTTVLVYEQVCAAEKRRRRKRNLMPDPATRVFINEDVCEGCGDCSVQSNCVSILPKETEFGRKRRIDQSSCNKDYSCVEGFCPSFVTVEGGRPRKNAGAIDRQRLASIPENDAPDFDQCNVLITGVGGTGVVTIGSVLAMAANLIGKGANSYNMTGLAQKGGAVFSHLRIASSPDALTGSVVAPASADLVLGCDLVTAASADGLKACSPSRTRALLSSTPAPTAAFQADRDYRIDDEKLVAKIGSTTAETITIEADQIAERLLGDKIGANMFMVGYAYQKGWLPLPMAALRKAIELNGASVQFNLDALDLGRLAAIDPESVAGAERIEPRLDTVDAIVAHRTAHLARYQNAAWAKRYQALVARVGEAEQSVAHGSDALTKAVATNLAKLMSYKDEYEVARLYADTAWKARLDGTLEGYGKVSLWLAPPLLARVDETTGRPKKIKFGPWIFPAMRLMSRFKGLRGTWLDPFGRTLERKHERALIAEYERDLETILSRLRPDNLEAAIDRASVPDAIRGFGPVKEAAIGVAKVRREKLMEQFL, encoded by the coding sequence AGCGCGAGCGGGACAAGAAGGCCGGTCTCAACACGGCCGGGTTCGTTTCGGGCTATCGTGGCTCTCCGCTCGGCGGCTTCGACATGGAGTTGTGGAAGTCACGCGACATCCTCAAGGCGTCGTCGGTCGTCTTCCAGCCCGGCGTCAACGAGGACCTCGCCGCCACCTCCGTCTGGGGCACGCAGCAGATCGACAGCCTGCCGGGCAAGACCGTCGATGGCGTCTTTGCCATGTGGTACGGCAAGGGTCCGGGCGTCGACCGCTCCGGCGATCCCTTCAAACACGGCAACTATGCCGGAACGACCGAGCATGGAGGCGTGCTGGTCGTCTTCGGCGACGACCATCCCGGCAAATCGTCGACGGTGGCGCATCAGAGCGAGCAGGCGCTCGCGGCCAATCTCATACCGGTTCTGTACCCGGCCAATGTGCAGGAAATCCTCGAATACGGTCTCCATGGATGGGCGCTGTCGCGTCACACAGGTCTCTGGGTCGGCCTGAAAACCGTCAACGAAACGGTCGAGACGACGGCGACGGTCGATATCTCCGACGACGATCCCCGGATCATGCAGCCCAACGCGTCGGAGAGCGGCGTCGATATCAGGCCGCAGCCGGATTACGGCCCGCAGCGCGACGAGTCGGTCGTGATCCGCCATCGACTGCCGCGCGTGCACGAGTTCGCGCGCGCCAACCGCATCGATGAGCGGCGTCTCGGCGCAAGCGGCGCGCGGCTGGGCCTCGTCACCGCCGGCAAGGCCTATACGGACCTGACCGACGCGCTGGCGATGCTGGAGATCGATGAGCAGCGCGCGGCGGCGCTTGGCCTCTCCGTCTACAAGATCGGGCTTGTCTGGCCGATCGAGCCCACCGGCCTCAAGGCGTTCGCGGAGGGATGCGAAGAACTCTTCTTCGTCGAGGAGAAACGCGCCTTCATCGAGGATCAGGCGGCACGCGTGCTTTTCAATGAAGCGACGCGTCCGCGCATCACCGGCAAATACGATCCGGATGGCTCGATGCTGATGCCGCAGGACGTCCAACTCGATCCGGCGACCATCGCGCGCGCGCTGGTGGGGCGCCTTTCGGCGCTGGGGCTGGCCGACGACGCGTTGCATGCCGCGTTGGCGAAAGCGACGGGCACGGCACCCGCGCAGCCTTCGGCCGACCAGCCCAGACGCTTGCCGTATTTCTGCTCCGGCTGCCCGCACAACACGTCCACGAAAGTGCCGGAAGGCTCGGTCGCGATGTCGGGCATCGGGTGTCATTCCATGGCGATGTGGATGAACCGCGACACGCTGAAGCCGGTCCAGATGGGCGCGGAAGGCGCGAACTGGATTGGCCTGTCCCATTTCACGAAGACGGGCCATGTCTTCCAGAATCTGGGCGACGGCACCTATTCGCATTCGGGGCTTCTGGCCATTCGTGCGGCGGTCCTGTCCGGTGTCAACATCACCTACAAGATCCTCGCGAATGACGCCGTCGCCATGACGGGCGGGCAGCCTATCGAAGGCGCGTTGACGACCGAGCAGATCGTGCGGCAGGTGCTCGCCGAGGACGTGGAGCGCGTGGTCGTCGTGACCGACGATCTCGACCGCACGGCGATTGCGATCGGCGGCGTCGATGTCCTGGATCGCCGGCAGTTGCAGCGTGTCCAGAAGGACCTTGCTCAAACGAAGGGAACGACGGTTCTCGTCTATGAACAGGTCTGCGCCGCGGAAAAGCGGCGGCGCCGCAAACGCAACCTCATGCCCGACCCGGCCACCCGCGTCTTCATCAACGAAGACGTCTGCGAAGGCTGCGGCGATTGCTCCGTCCAGTCAAATTGCGTCAGCATCCTCCCAAAAGAGACCGAGTTCGGCCGCAAGCGCAGGATCGATCAGTCCTCGTGCAACAAGGACTATTCCTGCGTCGAGGGCTTCTGTCCCTCCTTCGTGACGGTGGAGGGCGGGCGCCCCCGGAAGAATGCCGGCGCGATCGACCGGCAGCGTCTCGCGTCCATCCCGGAAAACGACGCCCCGGATTTCGATCAGTGCAACGTACTGATCACCGGCGTTGGCGGCACGGGCGTCGTGACGATCGGCAGCGTGTTGGCCATGGCCGCCAACCTGATCGGAAAGGGCGCCAACAGCTACAACATGACCGGCCTCGCCCAGAAGGGCGGCGCGGTCTTCAGCCATCTGCGCATCGCATCCTCCCCCGATGCGCTCACCGGATCCGTGGTCGCGCCTGCGAGCGCGGATCTGGTGCTTGGCTGCGATCTTGTGACGGCGGCGAGCGCGGATGGGCTGAAGGCCTGTTCGCCGTCACGGACACGCGCGCTTCTCTCCTCGACGCCGGCCCCGACCGCCGCCTTCCAGGCCGATCGCGATTACCGCATCGATGACGAGAAGCTTGTCGCGAAGATCGGCTCGACGACTGCCGAAACCATCACCATAGAAGCCGACCAGATCGCCGAGCGTCTGCTGGGCGACAAGATCGGCGCGAACATGTTCATGGTCGGCTACGCCTATCAGAAGGGCTGGCTGCCGCTGCCCATGGCCGCGCTTCGCAAGGCGATCGAATTGAACGGCGCGTCCGTCCAGTTTAATCTCGATGCACTGGATCTCGGCCGGCTGGCGGCCATCGATCCGGAATCCGTCGCGGGTGCCGAGCGGATTGAGCCGCGTCTGGATACCGTCGATGCGATCGTCGCCCACCGCACGGCTCATCTTGCGCGCTACCAGAATGCGGCATGGGCCAAACGCTACCAGGCGCTCGTCGCGCGGGTCGGCGAGGCGGAGCAGAGCGTGGCGCACGGGTCCGACGCACTCACCAAGGCGGTTGCGACCAACCTCGCGAAGCTGATGTCCTACAAGGACGAATACGAGGTCGCCCGGCTCTATGCCGACACGGCCTGGAAGGCGCGTCTCGACGGCACGCTCGAAGGGTACGGCAAGGTCTCGCTCTGGCTCGCGCCGCCCTTGCTCGCGCGTGTGGACGAGACGACGGGCCGTCCGAAGAAGATCAAATTCGGTCCCTGGATTTTCCCGGCGATGCGCCTGATGTCACGGTTCAAGGGTCTTCGCGGAACGTGGCTCGACCCGTTCGGTCGTACTCTCGAACGCAAGCACGAGCGCGCGCTGATCGCCGAATATGAGCGCGATCTGGAAACAATCCTGTCCCGGTTGCGTCCGGACAATCTGGAGGCCGCGATCGACCGCGCGTCCGTTCCGGATGCGATCCGTGGGTTCGGTCCGGTCAAGGAAGCCGCTATCGGCGTTGCCAAAGTGCGACGGGAAAAGCTGATGGAGCAGTTCTTGTAA
- a CDS encoding WGR domain-containing protein — MQNETIDPVHLERIDPEQNMRRFYSLVIQPTLFGDVSLIRNWGRIGTNGQSMMETFDRPENADGAFTRLARTKRRRGYRDV; from the coding sequence ATGCAAAACGAAACAATCGATCCGGTTCATCTGGAACGTATTGACCCGGAGCAGAACATGCGCCGGTTCTATTCACTCGTGATCCAGCCGACGTTGTTCGGTGACGTTTCGCTGATACGCAACTGGGGCCGGATCGGGACGAATGGCCAATCCATGATGGAGACGTTCGATCGGCCGGAGAACGCGGACGGAGCATTCACACGTCTCGCGCGCACGAAACGGCGGCGCGGTTACAGGGATGTCTGA
- a CDS encoding sensor histidine kinase — protein sequence MPGVDGTLDWVLILAPYRRDAEYLRTLLDEHEVTVRLAAGSEELASRLNETPGVLVVTHEALNEAVLAIIAKHLAEQPDWSEMPIIVLLDRAAPQARMRTELSSVWPRTRQIFYQRPVGTLELLSGIQSALLSRLRQRDVRDHIERETELRRELNHRVKNILASVTAIFRMTQRTSTTTEKLVDDFSGRLDALSAVHSAVFEAGGETADLADIIKRTCSPYCGDGEDRIIAEGPSIQVGRDPGTTIALCLHELATNALKYGALSVPGGRVHLKWDVDSESEPALTIRWIETGGPLVAEPSKPGYGTRYIRSALRGIFGSPPEIIFDPNGLRCIVAGPLSRFR from the coding sequence GTGCCTGGTGTCGACGGCACATTGGATTGGGTATTGATCCTGGCACCCTATCGCAGGGACGCCGAGTATCTGCGGACGCTCCTTGATGAACATGAGGTGACGGTGAGGCTGGCCGCCGGATCCGAGGAGCTTGCTTCTCGTCTTAACGAGACACCGGGGGTGCTCGTTGTCACACATGAAGCACTCAATGAGGCAGTTTTGGCCATCATCGCGAAACATCTCGCCGAACAACCGGATTGGTCGGAGATGCCTATCATCGTCCTTCTCGATCGCGCAGCGCCGCAGGCGAGAATGCGAACAGAACTCAGCTCCGTATGGCCGCGCACGCGTCAAATCTTTTACCAGCGGCCAGTCGGGACACTGGAATTGCTGAGCGGCATCCAGTCGGCATTGCTTTCACGGCTGCGTCAGCGCGACGTGAGGGATCACATTGAACGCGAGACCGAACTGCGCCGGGAACTCAACCACCGTGTCAAGAATATCCTTGCGAGCGTGACGGCCATTTTCAGGATGACGCAACGAACATCGACCACGACCGAAAAGCTTGTTGACGACTTTTCGGGAAGACTCGACGCCTTGTCGGCCGTGCATTCCGCCGTCTTCGAGGCTGGGGGCGAAACGGCGGATCTCGCCGACATCATCAAGCGGACATGCTCGCCATATTGCGGCGATGGCGAGGATCGCATCATCGCCGAAGGACCGTCAATCCAGGTTGGGCGGGACCCTGGCACCACGATCGCGCTATGCCTCCACGAACTGGCCACGAACGCCCTAAAATACGGCGCACTGTCGGTTCCGGGCGGCAGAGTGCATTTAAAATGGGATGTTGACTCGGAAAGCGAGCCCGCGCTGACGATCAGGTGGATCGAAACCGGCGGCCCACTGGTGGCAGAACCATCGAAGCCCGGCTACGGGACGCGATATATCCGATCGGCTCTGCGGGGCATTTTTGGATCTCCTCCCGAAATCATCTTCGACCCAAATGGACTGCGCTGCATCGTGGCGGGCCCGCTTTCCCGATTCCGATGA
- a CDS encoding DUF6282 family protein → MLQEAVPAAARSVPGMGLIVGAVDSHVHCCPHINQRTVTLFDAVRQASAARMTGLGLMDVFANTSGLAALANLELAHLGVDVFGGVILEPYAGGLSPRVVQTALGMGYGSGGARFVSLPCHHTAFVARSERRSPAYVETCLSIPGSGPLGDPLPEIIDLCVEADAVFNLGHLSGPEMVRVAELAAARGCRSMIAPAGYLTPDEAEALVATGAALEYSFFVFSHATSIGQTMIDAERHRFPRADFDMATDIVRQVGPRNVIISSDSGAFVLPSPVEAFRCFIAMWQSSGFDAAALKTMSADNPARLFKVRHASDGERP, encoded by the coding sequence GTGTTGCAGGAAGCCGTACCCGCGGCGGCCCGATCCGTGCCGGGCATGGGTCTGATCGTCGGAGCCGTCGACAGCCATGTCCACTGCTGTCCGCATATAAACCAGCGCACCGTCACCCTGTTCGACGCGGTCAGGCAGGCTTCCGCCGCGCGCATGACCGGACTTGGCCTGATGGATGTATTCGCCAACACCTCCGGTCTTGCCGCGCTCGCGAATCTCGAACTCGCCCATCTCGGCGTCGATGTTTTCGGCGGCGTTATTCTGGAGCCCTACGCCGGCGGTCTCTCACCGCGGGTGGTCCAGACCGCGCTCGGCATGGGATACGGTTCCGGTGGAGCGCGGTTCGTCTCGCTGCCCTGCCATCACACCGCTTTCGTGGCGCGCTCCGAGCGGCGCAGCCCCGCTTATGTTGAGACGTGTCTTTCCATTCCCGGAAGCGGCCCCCTGGGCGACCCTCTGCCCGAAATCATCGACTTATGCGTCGAGGCCGATGCGGTGTTCAATCTCGGGCATCTTTCCGGCCCGGAAATGGTTCGCGTTGCAGAACTGGCGGCCGCCCGAGGTTGCCGGAGCATGATAGCCCCCGCCGGTTATCTGACGCCGGATGAAGCGGAGGCGCTCGTGGCAACAGGCGCGGCGCTCGAATATTCGTTCTTCGTCTTCTCGCATGCGACGTCCATCGGACAGACGATGATCGATGCGGAACGGCATCGTTTCCCGCGCGCCGATTTCGATATGGCGACCGATATCGTCCGTCAGGTCGGCCCGCGCAATGTGATCATTTCCAGCGACAGCGGCGCGTTCGTCCTGCCGTCACCGGTCGAGGCGTTCCGCTGCTTTATCGCGATGTGGCAATCGAGCGGCTTCGACGCCGCAGCGCTCAAAACGATGAGTGCCGACAATCCCGCTCGCCTGTTCAAGGTTCGCCACGCATCCGACGGTGAGCGGCCATGA
- a CDS encoding TRAP transporter large permease: MSFAFGGFVLLIFSGLPIVFALGVAGLLAIVMLTDVPTTIVAQRVFGGVNSFSLMAIPFFVTAGILMAEGGIARRFVDLASALVGWITGSLYMIAIVTSTGLAAISGSGSADTAAVGSILSPEMRRRGYDLDLGASIIAAGGALAPILPPSIIMVVIAITSNLSIGAMFLGGIVPGLMIAIGLAIACFIVAKRGGPVYRDSEPFSLSRLGRAFVAAIPGLTLPVVIIGGIVGGVFTATEASSVAVILTLVISLLVYRELKLKDLAPLLIKAISLSAAVLIIVATASVFSWIIATLGVPHLLDTWFRGVTESPVVFLLIVNLFLLVVGMFMESISAILIVLPVLMPIAQSYGIDPVQFGVMTGLNLAIGLITPPYGICLFVASMVAGRKVEQVVTKVWIPLIPMLFVLALTAYVPAVVLTLPRAFFP; encoded by the coding sequence GTGAGCTTCGCGTTCGGCGGCTTCGTACTGCTTATCTTCTCGGGGTTACCCATCGTTTTCGCGCTTGGCGTCGCGGGTCTGCTCGCCATCGTAATGCTGACGGACGTGCCCACGACCATTGTCGCCCAGCGCGTGTTCGGCGGCGTGAATTCCTTTTCCCTGATGGCAATCCCGTTCTTCGTGACAGCCGGGATTCTGATGGCCGAGGGTGGCATCGCGCGGCGCTTCGTGGATCTTGCGTCCGCGCTCGTTGGCTGGATCACAGGCAGCCTTTACATGATCGCGATTGTCACCAGCACGGGCCTGGCGGCGATTTCCGGCTCCGGTTCAGCGGACACCGCCGCGGTTGGTTCGATCTTGTCTCCAGAGATGCGCCGGCGCGGCTACGATCTCGATCTCGGGGCATCAATTATAGCGGCCGGTGGCGCGCTTGCGCCGATCCTGCCGCCCAGCATCATCATGGTGGTGATCGCCATCACGTCCAATCTGTCGATCGGCGCGATGTTTCTTGGTGGCATCGTCCCTGGCCTCATGATCGCTATCGGCCTGGCGATCGCCTGTTTCATCGTCGCAAAGCGCGGCGGACCGGTCTATCGCGACAGCGAGCCTTTTTCGCTTTCCCGTCTCGGCCGTGCATTTGTCGCTGCAATTCCAGGGCTGACTTTGCCTGTCGTCATCATCGGCGGCATCGTCGGCGGCGTCTTTACAGCGACCGAGGCGTCCAGTGTGGCTGTAATACTGACGCTAGTGATCTCACTCTTGGTCTACCGCGAATTGAAGCTGAAGGATCTGGCGCCACTCCTCATAAAGGCGATCAGTCTTTCAGCGGCGGTTCTCATTATCGTCGCCACCGCCAGCGTCTTCTCGTGGATCATCGCCACCCTTGGCGTTCCGCATCTGCTCGATACCTGGTTCCGCGGTGTGACTGAATCACCCGTAGTGTTCCTGTTGATCGTCAACCTGTTCCTGCTGGTCGTCGGCATGTTCATGGAGAGCATTTCCGCGATTCTGATCGTGCTGCCAGTGCTGATGCCGATCGCCCAGAGCTATGGCATCGATCCCGTCCAGTTTGGCGTCATGACAGGTCTGAACCTTGCGATCGGTCTGATCACGCCGCCTTACGGCATCTGCCTCTTCGTTGCGTCCATGGTTGCCGGGCGCAAGGTGGAGCAGGTGGTCACCAAGGTTTGGATACCGCTGATCCCGATGCTGTTCGTCCTGGCGCTGACGGCCTACGTCCCGGCCGTCGTGCTCACACTTCCAAGAGCCTTCTTCCCGTAA
- a CDS encoding response regulator produces MKIHEAYADMTSSLTPLRVFYLEDNPLIVFHIEAMIEDLGHVFAGSASSFAELTAQFDTFEIDAALIDIDLADGRTGPDAAAWLKERGVASIFVTGQTDVAAENSGVVLGTVSKPVLENDLAEKLEMLRSYLGA; encoded by the coding sequence ATGAAAATCCACGAGGCCTATGCAGATATGACTTCGTCGCTTACTCCGCTCCGCGTCTTCTACCTTGAGGATAACCCTCTCATCGTTTTCCACATCGAAGCGATGATCGAGGATTTGGGCCACGTTTTTGCAGGCTCGGCAAGTAGCTTTGCCGAGTTGACGGCGCAGTTCGATACATTCGAGATCGATGCCGCGCTGATCGATATAGATCTCGCCGACGGCCGCACCGGGCCCGATGCGGCCGCTTGGCTGAAGGAGCGCGGTGTTGCCAGCATCTTTGTCACCGGGCAGACCGACGTTGCCGCCGAAAACTCCGGAGTTGTGTTGGGAACGGTTTCCAAACCCGTGCTGGAAAATGATCTGGCGGAAAAGCTCGAAATGCTCAGAAGCTATCTGGGAGCATAG
- a CDS encoding TRAP transporter small permease → MLGDHAEYRVITRALALSLTALRRVVDAAAIFLLGAMTVLVLSQVLGRYVFNYAISWSEESATFAQVWLVMLGAGIAMRNRQHVGIDVVISRCPVALQRIVKAGGFALAAWFLVVVIIGSMSMLTIGMMVKSPALQLPLAIPYMALPIGMAYFLLELAIATLPEVFDPNRAPGATAGDFQ, encoded by the coding sequence GTGCTCGGCGACCATGCCGAGTATCGCGTCATTACAAGAGCGCTTGCGCTGTCACTGACTGCCTTGCGGCGGGTCGTTGATGCCGCCGCAATCTTCCTGCTAGGCGCGATGACGGTGCTGGTGCTTTCGCAGGTGCTTGGGCGCTATGTCTTCAATTACGCGATCTCCTGGTCTGAGGAGAGCGCGACCTTCGCGCAGGTGTGGTTGGTCATGCTGGGCGCCGGCATAGCGATGCGCAATCGTCAACATGTCGGCATCGACGTTGTTATTTCCAGATGTCCAGTGGCGCTACAGCGGATTGTCAAGGCTGGCGGTTTCGCTCTCGCAGCCTGGTTCCTGGTTGTCGTCATCATCGGCTCGATGAGCATGCTGACGATCGGCATGATGGTGAAGTCGCCGGCCCTGCAGCTTCCACTCGCCATTCCCTACATGGCGTTGCCGATCGGTATGGCCTACTTCCTGCTCGAGCTCGCGATCGCGACCCTGCCCGAAGTTTTCGATCCCAACCGCGCGCCCGGCGCAACGGCAGGAGATTTCCAGTGA
- a CDS encoding TRAP transporter substrate-binding protein produces MKKFLFAALASIAAATCQPAFAQEIIIKAGHTNVTDSIQDKALQKLRELVEDKTGGKATIEIFPNGQIGDEGQLVEGTLLGTVQMAMTSNSLLSNFVSELRVLDMPFLFPDVETLSVALQGPAKEKLRASAAAAGFRLIGSYSSGIRHLMTKKDINEIGDLENLKIRTMQQPMHIEAFRAYGANPTPMAYSELYGAMQSGIVDGAEGATSDYRGQRFYEVASHFSLVGWLNLTAHIFMSEATFSALPAEVQTALLEAGEESAVWQHQYVIEQEQPLLAELREEGVSIVEPDTTAFRDASLPLYDKFLETESQRELFELLQ; encoded by the coding sequence ATGAAGAAATTCCTGTTTGCCGCGCTCGCTTCCATAGCGGCGGCAACCTGCCAGCCTGCCTTCGCGCAGGAGATCATCATCAAGGCCGGCCATACCAACGTCACCGACTCGATCCAGGACAAGGCCTTGCAGAAACTGCGCGAGCTCGTCGAGGACAAGACCGGCGGCAAGGCCACCATCGAGATTTTCCCGAACGGCCAGATCGGTGACGAGGGCCAACTCGTCGAAGGCACCTTGCTGGGCACGGTCCAGATGGCGATGACCTCCAACTCCTTGCTGTCCAACTTCGTGAGCGAACTGCGCGTTCTCGACATGCCATTCCTGTTCCCGGACGTGGAAACGCTGAGCGTGGCGCTGCAAGGCCCGGCTAAGGAGAAGTTGCGTGCGTCCGCCGCCGCGGCGGGCTTCCGCCTCATCGGCTCCTATTCCTCCGGTATCCGGCACCTGATGACCAAGAAGGACATCAATGAGATCGGCGATCTGGAGAATCTGAAGATCCGCACCATGCAGCAGCCGATGCATATCGAGGCGTTCCGCGCCTATGGCGCAAACCCCACCCCGATGGCCTATTCGGAACTCTACGGCGCTATGCAGTCGGGCATCGTCGACGGCGCGGAGGGCGCGACGTCCGACTACCGCGGGCAACGCTTCTACGAGGTCGCCAGCCACTTCTCGCTGGTGGGCTGGCTCAACCTGACGGCTCACATCTTCATGAGCGAGGCGACGTTCTCTGCGCTCCCGGCTGAGGTGCAGACTGCCCTTCTCGAAGCGGGTGAGGAATCCGCCGTCTGGCAGCACCAGTATGTGATCGAGCAGGAACAGCCGTTGCTGGCCGAATTGCGCGAAGAAGGGGTCTCCATAGTCGAGCCCGACACCACCGCCTTCCGCGATGCATCGCTGCCTCTCTACGATAAGTTCCTCGAGACCGAATCCCAGCGCGAACTGTTCGAACTGTTGCAGTAG
- a CDS encoding ATPase domain-containing protein → MAGGKKQAVVSSGIGGLDEILRGGLPASNLYILQGEPGSGKTTAALQFLRAGVEAGERCIYVSLSQTRDELEAIAFSHSWTLEGIRVEELSASDAVNGAADQTIFQTAELRLDETRKAIEDAIEEHKPSRLVYDSLLEIRLITGDTPRFRRELIAFKAFLAKRNVVALLLDTKVRNAQNAGEEVEGIAHGVICLDKSLEEYGSIRRRIEVSKMRGVPVADGYHDMAIHEGEGVVVFPRLIPGAAAETVKPQLIKSGVDELDKMFGGGQESGTTTLVIGQAGTGKSTMASLYATAALKRGESVALFLFEERIETFFRRSEGLGMDLRQFHEDGQLIIRDFNPNEISPGEFGQIVQQAVSSEKVRVVVIDSFTGYLNSLPHREKAVRDIQSLLKYLARAGVLTMLIVAQHGLLGEDVGIDVDVSFLGDTVLLLRIIEHGERLRRSITVVKKRHGPHDLDVRELFIQSSGVSVVAYNPLPEA, encoded by the coding sequence GTGGCTGGGGGCAAAAAGCAGGCAGTCGTGAGTTCCGGAATCGGGGGACTCGACGAAATTCTCAGAGGCGGTTTGCCAGCCTCCAACCTTTACATTCTCCAAGGTGAGCCAGGGTCCGGCAAGACAACTGCCGCGCTTCAGTTCCTCCGTGCCGGTGTGGAGGCCGGGGAGCGTTGCATCTATGTCAGCCTTTCCCAGACGAGGGACGAGCTCGAAGCGATTGCCTTCTCGCACAGCTGGACGCTGGAAGGCATCCGCGTCGAGGAGCTTTCAGCTTCTGATGCGGTTAACGGCGCCGCAGACCAGACGATTTTTCAAACGGCCGAGCTTCGGCTGGATGAAACACGCAAGGCGATCGAGGACGCGATCGAGGAGCACAAGCCAAGCCGCTTGGTGTACGATTCACTGCTCGAAATCCGACTGATCACCGGCGACACGCCGCGCTTTCGTCGCGAACTGATCGCCTTCAAGGCATTCCTTGCCAAGAGAAATGTCGTGGCTCTGCTCCTCGACACAAAGGTTCGCAACGCCCAGAACGCAGGCGAGGAGGTTGAAGGTATCGCTCACGGAGTGATCTGCCTCGACAAATCGCTCGAGGAATATGGCTCGATCCGCCGCCGCATCGAGGTCAGCAAGATGCGCGGCGTTCCCGTCGCCGACGGCTATCACGACATGGCGATCCACGAGGGCGAAGGCGTGGTTGTTTTCCCGCGGCTCATTCCGGGTGCCGCTGCCGAAACTGTCAAGCCACAGCTGATCAAATCAGGCGTCGACGAACTCGACAAAATGTTCGGGGGTGGACAGGAGTCAGGAACGACAACGCTCGTGATCGGCCAGGCCGGCACGGGCAAATCGACCATGGCCTCACTCTACGCGACAGCGGCGCTGAAGCGCGGCGAAAGCGTTGCCTTGTTCCTGTTCGAGGAACGGATCGAAACCTTCTTCCGTCGATCCGAGGGCTTGGGTATGGATTTGAGGCAGTTCCATGAGGACGGCCAGCTCATCATCCGCGACTTCAATCCCAATGAAATCTCTCCGGGCGAGTTCGGTCAGATCGTTCAGCAGGCCGTCAGCAGCGAGAAGGTCCGGGTGGTCGTGATCGACAGCTTTACCGGCTATCTTAATTCGCTGCCGCATCGCGAGAAGGCGGTTCGCGATATTCAGTCGCTGCTCAAATATCTCGCCCGCGCCGGCGTGTTGACCATGCTGATTGTGGCGCAGCATGGCCTTCTCGGCGAGGACGTGGGCATCGACGTCGATGTGAGTTTCCTGGGCGATACGGTGCTACTGCTCCGCATCATCGAACATGGAGAGCGCCTGCGGCGCAGCATTACGGTCGTGAAGAAGAGGCATGGCCCGCACGATCTCGACGTTCGCGAGCTCTTCATCCAAAGCTCCGGCGTTTCGGTTGTCGCTTACAACCCCCTGCCGGAGGCGTGA